The Engraulis encrasicolus isolate BLACKSEA-1 chromosome 3, IST_EnEncr_1.0, whole genome shotgun sequence genome segment ttcaaaaccctcagaatcgaaatcNAATCGAAacaggaacatagctgcaatacccagccctagacTCATCATACATATGTTTTTCTGTTCAGTACCTCCATCAAAATGACATCATACATCGAGACCTCAAACCAGAAAATATTCTGCTTTCATCTGTCGAGGACGAGTGCCTGATCAAAGTAAATATGCCTAAAAATTTTCCAGATAACTACCCTCCCTTTTCCTTTGAAACATGTTTTTTATTCCTATGAACGGTTTCGTTTTAAGGCCAAAAGAAGTAAAGCTTTTTGTAGCTGCCAAGTGTCGGCTACTTTGCCCCTGCAGCCTTCATCATAGCagtccaagagagttgatctggtggccgccatgattttttttttattcaccgtTGAGGACGAGCTGACAcagattctgggtagtaggcagtgaAAGACCCGCTCACTTCGCTTCAGCCAGCCAGCTGGTTTTCGAGCTAAGTCGAGCTGGCAGTTTGTACAGTAAATGTATAATTAGCAGGCTTCAGGGTCTGAGGCAAGGTTGTGGTGTGAACGAAAGACACCTTAGATAAAATTGAAGACGAGACGCTACTTTTGCATCTTCTGTTTTGATTGTCACCACATAAACGTAATGCCTCAATGAGCCTTTTTActgtcttagaaaaaaaaagaaacaaacaaacatttctcCATCATGCCTCAGATCACAGATTTCAACCAGTCAAAGATCCTGGAGGAGTCCTCGCTGATGAAGACGCTGTGTGGAACGCCCAACTACCTGGCTCCCGAGGTCTTCCTCAGCGCCACGACCGACGGCTACACCAGCGCAGTGGACTGCTGGAGTCTCGGGGTGCTGCTCTTTGTCTGGTAAGTGCCTCCATTTTAGTTTTGTTCGTTTTTTGCACTTTGTGACAAGTTATGGTAAGTAAGTTGTGGCAAAAAAAGTTAAGTATCACTTGAAGAGGAATATGTTCCagattttgtttttactttgtacTTTCTGATAGCCCTATTATTACATGTTGTTCATGATATTGATGTTGTGgcaacttttttgtttgtttgtttcgttgTTTCTCTCAGCCTGGGGGGCTATCAGCCCTTTCACCCCGAGATTAGTGATCTTCCAGTGAGAGACCAAATTACCCAGGGACTGTACAGGTTCATCAAGTCGAAGTGGGAAAACGTTTCTGCTCCAGGTAAGGTAGACAAGAAGATATCTCGCATCTCTCAGTAAAACAGACACTTAGTAGATGTGTTTGTATTGGCTGAGAAGTCCTGCACAGTGCCCCCCGAGGAAGGTGTTTAGTACAatggggggcagccatggctcaatggttagatcactggcctttagatcacaaggttgcaggttcaaatcccacccttaccagcaccttcatccatgtctgaagtgcccttaagcaaggcaccttaccccacattgctctagggactgtaaccaataccctatacctaaataactaagttgcttggataaaagtgtcagctaaggataatgtaatgtaaaaccatAAAGGATTTAGGTGTGCAGATAATTTTGCATGCCGTTTTCATTTCAGCCAAGAACCTGGTGAAGAGGCTTCTGGTTGTTGACCCCAAGAAACGATTGACCATTGAGGGGGCTCTCAAGCACGCTTGGCTACAGGTTTGTTTCGGTTTTGTATTTATTGTCTTTGCAGCTTAAAGCAACAATATATCTTTTCAACCATCAAATAACATGTTGAGTGTGTAAAAGGCTCTGAATTGGCCTCTCATTGGAAACACCTTGGCCACAGGAAATTATCAGAGAAAGTAATTTGACTCGCACAATGTGTTGTGTTTGAGcaggatgaagagatgaagaaacTGGCCAATCAGATCATGTTCCCGGACGGTGGAGGTGATGCTGTTGTTGAGGTAAAGAGAATGGAGACGTATTGAGAAAATAAATGATTTTTTATTAATATTCGCAAATGTTGATCaaaaacaaatataaacacaaaTCACATTTCAACacatgcaaattattattattattgtcttttAGGGTGAAGTAGTGTGAAAGTATAATTATCTTTTTCTTTATTATGATAGTATAGTAATAGGTTTGTTTATTGGCTGACCACAAAaagagagactgactgactgttttTTTCCAACAGCCACAGCCGCAGGTCCCGCCACCACAGCCTTCACCACCTCCGCAGCCCTCCTCAAGCAGGAGgtcaagagaggaggaggaggaggaggagggagcaggagagggggcGCAGCATCCCgctaagaggaagagagaggatgccTAATCACTGGATCACGTATGACTGCCTGGACCTCTCAAGGCATGTCACGTCACGTGACTTATTTGTGTACATAATGTATATTGCcagaaatttgtcttttttatacATTCCGTAGCCTTTATATGTAGCCTGTTTCTTCGAATCATGTTTTTACAATAAACGGTTCTCTTGAGATTTGTGATCAAtttcgtttttcttttctttcctttaaaGTAAGTTACATGTCTTGGTGTGCAGTGCAGAatccaggggggcaggatttggctggttagcttcgccgattagcaagttgCCATTTTCGCACTTCCGACATTCACTTCGTTCATGATGATAGGTGGGTACACAAGTTTAGggttacaggtctgtggttgggcacctccatgcatccaatgcccgtctttgtaagtcagtcattaacgtggcacgtaattggcggAGTAAAGTGTTGGTGGAAATACCTCcaatttggaagctgaaaaaaaacgttcaattttggctgaattcactagcctagcatttaccattgaaatgactggaggcgggacttgttcactctctccagttcttatactacctccatggcagAATCCACACAGCAATTGTTCAATAATAAGGATTAGTGATGTCAagtttaagtttaaaaaaaatcattaagGCAAAAGGGTCATCAGTATAAATTATGAGGTGGCATCACTGGAAATGAAAGGTTTCTTGAAGGCGAAATGGATTATCATATACTGTCAAGGTAATTGATAGTTTTGTTGTTAATCACTTATTATCCAATAGTTAATATCAACAAGAATATCTATTATAACCAActgtggaaataaaaaaaaacaaaaaaagcgtaTCTGGTACTGATGAAATGTTCTGAAATGCGTAAAATTATGACTTTTGAATCCTTTACTGTGCTTGCTGttctgtatgtgatgtgtgtgaacaCCTTCTGCTGCACTACTGATCACGAAACTCCCCAAGACAAAGCTCCAAAATGCCTAGTGTTTCAATTGAAAACACGCCCGCAGAGTTCAGTCATAAATCATTTAGTTTGATCTCACAGCTGCTACACCTGTTTCATCCACGCCGAAAGTCACTCCAGACTTGTCAATACCGCCTCGCCTCGGCAGCATCATAATTTAGATTTGGACTTGTCCCGCAGGCTGTAGAGCACGGCGTGTGCCTCGTCAAAGGAGTCTTTCAGGGCCGACTGGACCCTGCTCTTCCAGCGCAGCAGCTTGGGTCGATCGTGCAGAATGTCTCGTCCACCACCCAGGGGCTGAAATAGAGAAGAGCAGCAGGGTGGCAACATGTTATCTACCAAGTAAACTCACACAcccacttaggtgctgtttccacatagccggatatttttaaatttttcTTCTGTTTGCACCATGTGTATTAAaacaaaaactccattgtaacaggtgcctTTTTAACCTGATTCTCACGCAGAGGTCACGAAGATGAACGAAGTGcgaagggtctgcgcgagagccggGCTAGTGCGTTTtggccccctaaatgggatatattTAACGGCGGATTTTAGATAGGTGGATTTTAAAACACTGTTTATGTGTAAAAGGAAGGCCAAAATCAATGAGTGCgattacatgcagttcagtatcccgaatatgatcgggatattaagtatcccgaatttgcgttagAGCATATAAACATTTCAGTGTCCCGAATAAGCCCtaattcgggatactgagaaatcaagatatgctaggtggagttctcCGAAAAAAAAACGTGATATTGATGCATGGACACACCTTACCCCGGACACTGAGGCTTCCAATAGAACGTTGTTGCTGgaatccaggctacacgcatttgaagagaattcaaTAACAGCCAAGAATGTAGACCGAGATTTAACGCTCTGGGGTCATATAAAAACCTTATcacgaatatgatcataaccgggatatgtctcatattcaggatactgaactgaTCATATTAACGCactcaatgtgttttcaaaaatatttggctacgtggaaacggcaccttgcTCACTCGACCCTGTCATTTCAGGCAATACTGCAACAAATGCAACATAGTTATCATAGTATGAAGTAGAagtgaagagtttcgttgcaaaattgtgtatccaccatttttgactttcattttattattggaaaggaCTGTTCGTTCAGAAGTcttttcatctatgtgtgaattcttgccattcaaatattttgagaacatactttttaaacctatacaaaatgcattttgcaatgcaatttaatgGAACGCCCAATTAAAAatttcaatttcccaaaatggatatacattaATTTACAACGAAACTCTTAAAGTGCTCCtgaagatgtaattacaacactagtggcatAATATTGCATGGTTTCAACTATGCAATATCATGCTTCTAGGGTTGTAATTACATTTTAAATGTTATACAACTGTGGTATTATACAACATGTGGCGTTCTGAAATTTTGCACACATTTCAATCATTGACATTCTACACAAAGCAGGagagaaataaatcattcattcattcattcaccatagGTAACTTTAGAAAGGTCATTGTGAATTGAATTGGCGCTTTTGAAAGCCATAAAGTATACATCTTACAGTATGAGTAGTTGGGATGAGGCTCGTTTACAATAAATATCAACGTGTGTTTCACCATATGAGCACAACCTGATGAACCATTGGAGTAGTTTTGTACAGTGTCTCCTTGACCACACCATGCATGGTCCTGGCAATATCTGGACAATCTCTGTTAATCCCTCACACATTCACACCTTGGAAATTGCACGGCAGGCACATGAAAGGGGGAAaacaagtagagatgcaccggatccaagatccggttccggatccggcaggataatagggttttttcacaggatccggatccggttccaggatccggtagccgaggcttttcagtcaaaatagtttcagccaacgtgataaaaagggcccacgtgtgtgagtaggctatgtgtttcaaccctttcgtaggatccggcatccggttccggatccggcaggatcttaagcagtggatccggtatccggcaggatcctaaaaatcaggatccggtgcatctctaaaaacaaGTGGCTCCTACTATAATGTACAATATAATGCAGTGGATCTTAGTGGGGCTTTAagtgaaaaaggttaagaatcactgaTGTACTGCATCACTGATGTACTGCATGTACATCCACCTGAGCCAATACAGTATTATTACATCCCAGTTATCTGacactttttttatccaaagcaacgtacagatattacaggctattggttacggtcactggagcaatgtgaggttaggtgcagctgcttgctcaagggcacttcagccatggatggaggtgtagggagtggcgagggcagggcagggcagtacCTGCATGATCTCACAGATGGCCAGCAGGTCGGCCAGGCTGATGTCGTCTCCGCAGAGGAAGGGCTGCCTCTTCAGGAACATGTCCTCCAGCCTGTCCAGGGTGCCACTCAGGTCCGCCAGGGCATTCTGCACCCTGATCGCCTCTGTGGGCTGGCCCGTCATACGAGGCATCAACACCTGCCGTGCATacagagaagagaaacagagtgaATAAACAAGCAAAATAAAGGAGgactaaatcataaataaaaagggggaaagaatctggtgccacaaaGACATctatttttttgccatttttttttttgtgcaggaagactaacgtttcgacatgcgtcttcatcagaggaccTTGTGTAACACATTAGGACCTTGTCTAACACCTTAATCTACTCAGTTAAATGCTGTAAGGAAACACATTTGACATTGGACTGcattttgttttcattgatcatccTACTATCAATTGTAGTACCTAAGGGGTGCGTGCGCTTTGTTTGTTTGCAAACATATGGTGAGTAAGTAACCGTTATAGAGTAAATGATTATGCAACACTTTTAATGTACATTATGACCCATTTCCATATCCCAGAAGCCTGACTACTCTGAATAAATTGTCATCCAAAGACCATTTTTAAAATATGGTTACTTGGGAAGAAAGGCCTGTCATCATCACAAAGTGCAAGCAGTGGATGAAGAAGGTGATGCATGCTGCTCAGGACACGCCAGAGGCTATTATATTGTGCATTATTGCAATGTCATAGCATCGGACTGGACATGaccctcactctctcacctctAGAATGAAAACTTTGGCCGCATGTGGACGTGTGTTGGTGTGGTGCCAGGCGGTGTACTCGTCGACCTTCGCCCTCCTCTGTGGCTCACGTGGGTACCAGTGATCTGGCGCGTTGTATTTGGTAGCAAGATACTTCAGAATGGCGTCACTGAAACAACAATAGTAACAGTTACTTGCAGGTCTACAGACAGTGAGGTGTATCCATTTTTTAAAGGAAACGTTTCCTTACCTTTCTGTCAGAACAAAACCATTGTCAACCATAACTGGCACCCTCTGCATTGGGTTCAGTTTCGTATATTCTGGGGTCTTCTGTTCACCTGATAAAACACCGAAATGTGGGTCAGATTTTACTATGAACTTTCACCTGAATCTCGAATCTACTTCGTACGCACCATTGCAAGCAAAATAATCGTATTCAAATAATATTGAAATCCTTCCGAGAACAACAATTTACGCACAGAGAGATGTTTAATGATCATAGAGTATGAATTTAATAACTCGAGTCGGAGGACTTCTCTGTTGGTCAGTGACCTTACCCCCATAGGCTACCGTGATCGATTCACGAGGAAAAGTGATCAGTTCTATTTACCTTTGCGAAGAGCAACCCGGTTCACTTTGTGCGGTATTGCGGTGCATCGAAGAAATATTTGCAATGCCCTGCATGGCTGTGACAGCAAATCAAGGTACACTTCGACAACTTTCCTGCCAGCCATGACGATTTCAGCCCATCGACAGACTGGTTTTCCTGTTGTCAACAGTAGCGCTCGAGCTCACTCGTCTAAGTTTGACTTGTTCAGACAAAAGTAGTATATCGCAGATCACTGACGTGCTTCAGGTGCCGCTGTGATCTCAGGACCTTCATCTATCAGCTGTGCAAATCAACAATAAGCCTACTTTACAACAACTGTATccctttgtaggcctacttgctccTATgtgaggcagatagatagatagatagatagatagatagatagatagatagatagatagatagatagatagatagatagatagatagatagatagataatacatttattcacagactcaaggtccagataagaacaagcaatacattataaaagacatacaaaacataaaaaaataccaGTGGGGACATTTACAGAGACAAAGAGGCTACTTGCACTTTCCCACCTTAGAGCCTTAAGCAAGATAAGAGCATTCATTGTACGCCACcttaatcttatttatttttgctctACTGTAGATACACCAAAGATGAGCTGTGTACAGTGGTGTACAGTAAGTCCTGGACAGAGATATTTTTACTTCCTTAGTACACATATAGAATTCCCGTGCCAGCATATTTGCTTGAGCGTAGGCTACACTGGCGCTGAATATCATCatcacatacagtgaggagaataagtatttgatcccttgctgattttgttggtttgcccactaataaagacatgaccagtctttcatgttaatgataatatgtattataatatgatgagacagaatatcaaaaagaaaatccagaaattaactctaaagaatgtatattaattgatttatatttcattgagggaaataagtatttgatcccctgccgaccattaagagttctgatcccgcagatcaaatggcgtttccaatcaacttgttatctgaatttaaCACATCTGtcaatagtaacctgcacaaaagacacattgaatctgcagaatcagtccacagaaacagtcaatcaatcaaactaaactcgccaacatgggacagaccaaaaagctgtcaaaggatgtcagggacaagattttagaactcaacaaggctgaaatgggctcctagatattaaggagcaagctgttggtgcatttcttcccaattttaggacatacaaaatgatcatcaatcatcaatcttaggcctgtctgtggttccatacaagatttgaccttgtgggaatttaataaccaggaaaaaaagagataaaggaccttaaaactgtatgggaggcagctgggacctcaatcactaagaaaactattggaaacacttaataccacaacggattaaaatcctgcagtgcatgtatggtacccctgcttcagaaggaacctgttcaggctcacctgaggattgccaatgaacatcagactggattaggatatgattgggaggagCTGGAATCaggtgacaccaaaatcaaactgtttggcgttaacacaactcgatgtgttttgaggaagagaaatgctgcctatgatcccaagaacaacaccttctccaacatcatacatgaaagtggtaacattatgttttgaggttgtttgtctggccaagacacaggacaacctCACATTGTCAAGAAATGGACGGCgataaacgtacaatgctgcatgccaacctctttcccaccaccactagactgaaggtgggtcatggattggcctcctaatatgataataataatccataacatgcAGCCCAGGCAACAaaagagtagctcaagcagaagcacattaaggtcatgaagtggacagtttccaaacattaaccctataataatcctatGAAGGGAACAAAagatcccatttgccaagctacagtcatacaacttaaatgatttcgagatgatctgcaaagaaaagtggacaaaaataatttctaatatatccacaaacattgtcattaactgaaagaaacatctgacctctgaatgagaaaacaagggctttgccaccaagtattttgtcttctttgactagaggggtcaaatacttattttcctcaatggaatacaaataaattaaaatatattcttcaaagttattttctggattttctttttgatattctgtctctccatattagaatacattttatcattaatattatagaatgatcatgtctttattagtgggcaaaccaacaaaatcagcaatggatcaaatacttattctcctcactgtaggtcACTCCTAAGAATGTGACCTAATATTTAGCTTTGGTTACAGTTGTCAGCTCACTGTCATTTAGATAAAAAGAAGGGAAGTGTAGCTTTTTATCCtccttagacagacagacagacagacagacagacagacagacagacagatagatagatagattgatagatagatagagatagagatagatagatagattcattTTCATAATATGCTTCTAAACAGACACATGAGACGATAAAGTGCAAAATATTGTTTTCTTTTATTGTCACTTCCCTCCAGTGCACGTGCACTATCATGCAAGCCTATAATATAAGAATAAAACAGGTTTATTTCATATATTTGTGACCAAAATGTAAATGCATCTTTGATTATTTTCTTTACTAGGCTAAATGTTtataagtaggctacataaatattGTGATCATTTGAGGAATTTGATCACACATAAAATGCAAACAGGCCCTAGcacaaaataaatgtattttttatatataaaggAATAAGCACCCCTTGTGTTCAACATCCCTCTTGGTGACTTAATTGTGCAAAATCATGACAATTAAATTGCATCAATTCATAATATATTCCTCATAAGTTGAAAAGAGTGAATCATTTGGGCAAATATTTGGTGAGCAACACAGTTTTCAAGAGCTCATTTCAACAAAATAGCACATCCAAAGTAGGCCCCTAACTGTTTTGCACGTTCCAGACAACATTGTCAGACTTAGAGAAGAGGTAGGCTGCACACAGAAATTGTTGTGCTCTAAAATTAAACCTTATTCAATTAAAGCATGCAACATTTCGAACACACAGGATCTTTATCAGACATACAGTAGCCCAACATCCAATGTGGGATGAATACCCAGTGTAATCAAAATGGCATGTTGTGATTAAAATAAAGTTAAATGTTGGAGCACAATTGCCATGTGCAGACCTACCTCTTTTCACAATTAGGCTACTGCTCCTGCACTGCGCAGACCACTCAATAACGTATAGAGGTTTTCACTTGAAGCCTcaactgaccctagaatcgcctaaGTGGGAACTTCATGGAGCTGATGTTTCGGGCAGCgggcccttcatcagacataaAAATTGAAGGGTTGAACCACCTTTTGGATCATGGGTATTCAAACAgtgttttttatgtgtttgtAATGTCTGATGAAatagggcatgctgcccgaaacgccACTATATTACAGTAAAAGAAACGGGATGGTGTcccagactttattttcagtctttatgtgactttgctagtcctgcaccgaatctttttgagacgaatgtacatgtttttttctttgttaaacttgAACTTCATAGAGCTCTCTCTCATACATGGGAAGAGGACAGTAGGTCAGCGGCTGTTCCATCAGCTCCTTCTGATTTgctcctctc includes the following:
- the gstt2 gene encoding glutathione S-transferase theta-2, whose amino-acid sequence is MAGRKVVEVYLDLLSQPCRALQIFLRCTAIPHKVNRVALRKGEQKTPEYTKLNPMQRVPVMVDNGFVLTESDAILKYLATKYNAPDHWYPREPQRRAKVDEYTAWHHTNTRPHAAKVFILEVLMPRMTGQPTEAIRVQNALADLSGTLDRLEDMFLKRQPFLCGDDISLADLLAICEIMQPLGGGRDILHDRPKLLRWKSRVQSALKDSFDEAHAVLYSLRDKSKSKL